AAAACTCCTAACTCTTAACTTCTAACTCCTAACTTTCTCCTTACTTCGCCTGAATTGGTGTTAGGGCTACACCTTGATAATAATGCCCCAATATTTGCAGGTGGTTCACTCCTTGCCGAGCCAAATTATACGCTCCCCACTGACTCATACCTAAAGCATGACCGAAGCCAAGCCCTTGCAGTACAAAACTACCATCTGCTCCCTTAGTGACAGTAAAGCGGGTACTTTTTAACCTAAGAGCTGTTCGCACTTCCTCGCCTTGTAGCACCTTTGTACCCTTGTTGCCAACAATTTTTAAAACTTTAACACTACGGAAAGGAGAGTATGTCTCTGGAATCATATCCTTGACATTGCCCACATCAGGGAATTTAGCGCTAATTTCACTGGGAGAGAAGGTTTTCACCCAATTACATTCGCTGATATTTTGATCGTAGTCTTGAACAGCACGTAGATAAGGCTCGTTGCTTCCCCAAACGTCTTCTACATTTTCGGTATGTCCCCCAGAACAAGCATGAAAAACTGAGAGAATAATCCGATTTTTGTAAGTTAGTACCTGCCCTAGTGTGGAATCTACTGCGGCGTAAGTAGAAGGAGCTTCACTGATAACACCTTTGTAAATTTGCCAACGATCTGGGGTATTACCTAAATCGTAAACTGGATTATTCCGTTGTTTTTCTCGTTCGTATAGGGCATAAGTGCGAGCTGCGATCGCTTGGGCTTTCAGTGCTTCTTGAGGCCAGCTAGCATCCATTTCACCACCGAGAACGCTATAAAGATATTCTTGGTCATCAACCCAATTAACAGCTGTTAAGCCTTTTTCTGTAGGAACAACCAGAGTTCTACCCCGATACCAGCGATCGCCAATATAAACGAATCCTTTACCTGTTGGCTCAATCCAAAATAAACCAGACTGCCACTTATCTAAAGCAACTCCGCCAGGAATAGCTTGGGCATAATATGCACTCATCGCTGGTAACTGTCCGAGAGTCCGACCGGTACTATCCTTGACGATTCCAGTGGTGGAACTACCCACTTTTACCTGATT
This Nostoc sp. KVJ3 DNA region includes the following protein-coding sequences:
- a CDS encoding SpoIID/LytB domain-containing protein; the encoded protein is MKFQLYLGFLFSQIKVRYWWVSVLLWIALVAPAQASVILRVAIERGVNQVKVGSSTTGIVKDSTGRTLGQLPAMSAYYAQAIPGGVALDKWQSGLFWIEPTGKGFVYIGDRWYRGRTLVVPTEKGLTAVNWVDDQEYLYSVLGGEMDASWPQEALKAQAIAARTYALYEREKQRNNPVYDLGNTPDRWQIYKGVISEAPSTYAAVDSTLGQVLTYKNRIILSVFHACSGGHTENVEDVWGSNEPYLRAVQDYDQNISECNWVKTFSPSEISAKFPDVGNVKDMIPETYSPFRSVKVLKIVGNKGTKVLQGEEVRTALRLKSTRFTVTKGADGSFVLQGLGFGHALGMSQWGAYNLARQGVNHLQILGHYYQGVALTPIQAK